The following proteins are co-located in the Pseudomonas cavernae genome:
- a CDS encoding SIR2 family protein — MTPETITRLLASMNAGRLLVVCGAGLSMAPPSSLPAARTVAERCFDKYRLESDPNCDLALRDNLEALAEHFAGLNTLQSVFIEHLVPWPAFVRPSNTGHAAIADFLITRAAVAGISSNYDTLIERRAWDYGADFRGSLDGDEATADSVRQAPLLKFHGCSHRDRPATVWAPSQLNDPTISARIARSKVWMAANLRQKDLLVVGFWSDWEYLNAVIGEALIDVQPLSVTVIDLSPTNTLEQKAPQLWEMAHAQNVTFEHVQESGAVALDELRRAFSSNYLRQVLDAGRATFEHATGIQCDPAWLNIGNFDSEALYGLRRDAEGVSAAEPAKLLRPASPEALGFFHLLLRQAGAIQRAEGYELNGRSIRVLNGAQSVLGTLRGKFVEPPAVMRSDIVVAVGATDLGVPDNVVRSGRAGDVIRPDPAGEWYDFSGARAALGI, encoded by the coding sequence ATGACGCCTGAGACAATCACTCGACTGCTAGCCTCCATGAACGCCGGCCGGCTTCTAGTGGTCTGTGGCGCCGGGCTGTCGATGGCGCCGCCTAGCAGCCTGCCAGCGGCCCGGACGGTCGCCGAGCGGTGCTTCGACAAATACCGTCTTGAATCTGATCCGAACTGTGACCTCGCACTTCGGGACAATCTGGAGGCGCTCGCCGAACACTTCGCGGGACTCAACACCCTTCAATCGGTCTTCATCGAGCATCTCGTGCCCTGGCCCGCTTTTGTGCGGCCTTCGAACACGGGGCATGCCGCGATAGCGGATTTTCTCATCACCCGCGCTGCCGTTGCTGGCATATCGAGCAACTACGACACCCTCATCGAACGACGCGCCTGGGACTACGGCGCGGACTTCCGCGGCTCGCTCGACGGAGATGAAGCCACCGCCGATTCCGTTCGTCAGGCGCCCCTGCTGAAATTCCATGGCTGTTCTCACCGCGATCGGCCAGCCACGGTCTGGGCGCCTTCGCAGCTCAATGATCCGACCATCTCGGCCCGCATTGCGCGAAGCAAAGTTTGGATGGCTGCCAACCTTCGGCAGAAGGACCTGCTCGTCGTCGGCTTCTGGTCAGACTGGGAATATCTCAATGCCGTGATCGGCGAAGCGCTGATCGACGTCCAACCGCTGTCCGTGACAGTTATCGACCTGTCGCCAACAAACACGCTCGAGCAGAAGGCCCCGCAGCTCTGGGAGATGGCGCACGCGCAAAACGTAACGTTCGAGCATGTCCAAGAGTCTGGGGCTGTGGCGCTCGACGAGCTTCGTCGCGCGTTCTCATCTAACTACCTTCGACAAGTGCTGGATGCCGGACGGGCCACCTTCGAGCACGCCACCGGAATCCAGTGCGACCCAGCTTGGCTAAACATCGGGAATTTCGATAGCGAGGCTCTGTACGGCCTGAGGCGGGATGCCGAAGGCGTCTCGGCGGCGGAGCCGGCCAAGCTCCTGCGCCCAGCAAGTCCGGAAGCCCTCGGCTTCTTCCACTTGCTGCTACGTCAGGCTGGGGCCATTCAACGCGCCGAAGGTTATGAACTGAACGGCCGGAGCATCCGTGTCCTCAACGGAGCGCAATCCGTCCTCGGAACGCTGCGCGGAAAATTCGTTGAGCCGCCTGCTGTGATGCGGTCAGACATCGTTGTGGCAGTGGGCGCGACCGACCTGGGCGTGCCGGATAACGTCGTCCGTAGCGGACGCGCTGGCGACGTCATTCGTCCTGACCCAGCGGGCGAATGGTACGACTTCTCTGGGGCAAGAGCGGCGTTGGGCATCTAA